The following is a genomic window from Saccopteryx bilineata isolate mSacBil1 chromosome 4, mSacBil1_pri_phased_curated, whole genome shotgun sequence.
TTGGTCTCAACATTATCAGCtggtgtggggtggggtgcagcTACCATTTCCTATCTTCATCCTAATTCCTCCCCTAGCTAGACCTCTGGgttcccttccttccccagcaTAGCTTCCACCCCTCAGCTCTGCTGATCCCTGCTATGGTGGGACATGCAGCCAACCCCAGATGGCTGCCTCTCACACTCTCCCTTAGGGCTCCAGATAGTCTGTGGACAGGGATTCACGGGGCTCCAATTGGTGGGCTGGTGTTATCAGGGGCTGGGGGCTTCCGGGCTCTGAGAAGGGATCATTCAGCTCCCGGACTCGAGTGAAACTGTCTCGTTTACAGACTCTTTCCCTGTCCAACTCCACTCTTCCACCCAATGGATGGGAGACACCATATCCACTCTGTCACCCAGGACAGAAATCGGGACATCTTCTTGAGTCCCTCCTTGTCTTTCATCCCTCTCAGTAGGTCAGTCATTAATTCTGTCACTGTCTCCCATGCCTTATATCTCTCTTCTGCTAATGACACTGCCTTTTGCTCCCAGCTGTCCTTATGACCCCAAGAAGCAAATTATGTGAGAGAAAGCCCAGATGTTTGGGAGAGGAAACTGACCTAGGTTCAAATTCTGCAGGATTAGAGGGCTGAAGGGGATGGTCACTCCTCATATCATTGTCATTATCATCAggttcatcatcatcatcagtcaAACTCCTTCAGTCTGGAGTATGATATATAATTATTCAAATCcacacaaaagaaaatcaaatataatgAGACACCTTTTTGAAGGTCCCTCCTGAGAATAGAGTCCTTAGAAGTGAAGAGATAAGAATCATTATTATgtgtgggaaaactgaggccatgAGAAGAGGAGGGGCTTGCCCAAGGTGACCTTGCAGCCCCAACCCCTGAAATAGAACTCAGGAGGGTGGGATTCTTGCCCCGTGTGAGTGGCTGTAGGTGAtgattgtctctctctcctccctcatctGGTTCAGAACATGGTTCACCTCTATCATTTCCTGCTCCACAGGATCATGCTCTTCAAAAACTGGCTGACAGGGCTGGTCCAGGAGGCCCAGGGGTCCCGTGACCAGCAGGCACACCCCCTGCCCAGGCTTGTAGCCTGCCCAGTGGGCTGGGTTCTACAAGCTGGGCTATCACTGATAGAGGTCCCTATGTGGTTGGTGCTGAGGGCACCCAGGCTAGTGTGGGAGGTCATGCTGGGCTGTATCTGGGACCTGGGCCTGGACCCGAAATGGCTAGGTGCCTGGGAGCATCTGGGCCAGTCTGTGGCCACCTGGATGGACCTTCTTCTGTCATGTTTGCACAACTTGATGCTGGTGGccttgttgctgctgctgctgacctGGAGGCTGTGCTGGAAGGCCCACCGCTGCAGCCTGGACTGGCTGCACATTGAGGTGGGTGGGCAGGGTACAGGCTAGGCTGCTGAGGGCAGGCCTGGGGCACTGGGCATGGCCAGAGCTGGGCCGAGAGCAAGCAGCTGGACAATGCAGCCATGGGAGTTGGTGGTGGCCGCCTGCCCATCCTCTTGCCCCCTCCAGGCTCTGCTGGAGAACCACGTGGTGCTGGGGCTGCTGGCTCTGCTGAAGCGTCTGTACTGGTGGGTGGAGAGCACCACAGCGCTCGCCTCCTGGCACCTGGTCTATCTTGTCACTTGGACCACCTGCCTTGCCTTCCACCTGCTGCAGGCTGCCTTTGAGCACACGGCCCAgctggcccaggcccaggcccaggcccaggcccaggaggcTGAGCCTCAGgaggcctcagggcctttgtctCAGTCATCAATCCATGAATCCCTGACTCCCAAGGCTGGGCCTGTCCTGCCAGAGTGTGGAACCCCCGGAGAATAAATATATCCCCATCTGCCTCTCCTGGTCTGGCCTGGCCTAGAGACTcactctttattcttcttttctatgtGCTGGAGGGATGTGCATGcccatgtgaatgcatgtgtgtatgcatgtatgtgagTATATGTATGTGCGTGCATTTGTGCTCTAGGGCTGCCTCTGGAAGGAAATCACAATCTTTGAGCATATAATACTTGCCAGATAACCACCTCAGACACTTTACACACAGAATTTTGTTTAAATCTCATAGCAACATGAGcatcagatttttattattttatttttttttattttttatttttctgaagctggaaacggggagagacagacagactcccgcatgcgcccgaccgggatccacctggcacgcccaccagggggcgatgctctgcccctctggggcagaggcctggggcagaggccaaggagccatccccagcgcccgggccatctttgctccagtggagccttggctgcgggaggggaagagagagacagagaagaaggagggggggatggagaagcaaatgggctcttctcctatgtgccctggccgggaatcgaacctgggtcccctgcacgccaggccgacgctctaccgctgagccaaccgggcagggccagcATCAGATTTGATTAGCTCAATTttccagataagaaaattgagccTCAGATGGTTGAACAATCCCAAGGTCTCAGAGTAAATCAGGGGAAAAGCTAACACTGGACCCTAGATTTTTTGTTTCCCAGAACCCCTAACTTTCTCTAGTCCCTTATTCCTGGCTGTCAGGATCGTTGGTGTCCAGTGCTTTAGAGGAGATGGGTAGTTAGAGACTATGGCCTTTGGGGGGTGCCAGGGCCTCACATTTCAGAGATTTAGAAAATTCTCTTGAGAAGTATTATAGTTATTCCTGAACTAGTCTGTAGTTAGCCCATCCAGTCATTTACATACTTAGCCACTCActttcccatccatccatccatccatccatccatccatccatccatccatccatccacatgtCCACTTACttctccattcatccatctacccTTAGTTTGTTTATCCACCTACCTACTCCTTTATTTGCCTGCTCACCCACATACCTATCCAcaaattcatccattcattcatgctTACATGCATGCATTCATCCCTTTatccctccctccattcttccctccctccctccattcatccattcatccattcatccattcatcaatccatccacccatccttcaGCTTGTCTACACATTCACACACTATCCCACAAATCCAGCCACAGATCTATCCATCCTCTCTTGGAAAAGGGAAACATCCAATATCTTAACACTCACCCCTAGCTGACCAGTGAGTGGCTAGAGGTTCTCCTAGACACTGCCTTTAGGTGAGTGATTCTGTGGtgctggtgggggggagggatggTTTCTTGGGAGTTAGCAATCACCTTCTACTTGGGAGTGGCCAAGCCTGAAGGTGGTATGAGTGTGGGAAGTTGTTCTAAAGAGCTCTCCCctgctttccccttctcctttctggtTCCCAGGGAAGTTAGGGCCGGATTCCTGCCCTGCCTCCCACAGGGACCTGTAGATGGCCCAGGGTGGATGTGGGGTGAACTTCCAGGCCCTTCCTACAAGTCTGAGGAGCAGACCCACCCTGCCCCTGAGGGGAGACTTGTGAAGGGCT
Proteins encoded in this region:
- the TMEM270 gene encoding transmembrane protein 270 — protein: MEAAPPFSTSLLGILLVVVKLFMLVSENMVHLYHFLLHRIMLFKNWLTGLVQEAQGSRDQQAHPLPRLVACPVGWVLQAGLSLIEVPMWLVLRAPRLVWEVMLGCIWDLGLDPKWLGAWEHLGQSVATWMDLLLSCLHNLMLVALLLLLLTWRLCWKAHRCSLDWLHIEALLENHVVLGLLALLKRLYWWVESTTALASWHLVYLVTWTTCLAFHLLQAAFEHTAQLAQAQAQAQAQEAEPQEASGPLSQSSIHESLTPKAGPVLPECGTPGE